One window of Equus caballus isolate H_3958 breed thoroughbred chromosome 3, TB-T2T, whole genome shotgun sequence genomic DNA carries:
- the HAUS3 gene encoding HAUS augmin-like complex subunit 3, whose amino-acid sequence MSCGKEFVDTLKKINYPKADILNGEDFDWLFETAEDESFLKWFCGNVNEQNVLCEEELEAFSVLQQSGKPILEGAALDEVLKTCKTSDLKTPILDDKELDKLEDEIQTLQKLKNLKIQRRNKCQLMASVTSHKSLRLNAREAAASKKLKQSQGILNAVSTKISNELHALTDGVTKLMMFFRHSNLGQGTNPLVFLSQLSLEKYLSQEEQSTAALTLYTKKQFFQGIHEVVESSNEENFQLLDIQSPSICDNQEILEERRLEMARLQLAYICAQHQLIHLKASNLRMKSSIKWAEENLHSRTSKALGKDNLDAEVSSLKSEILKLEEQIARIKDKSLPAVVKENAQLLNMPVVKGDFDLQIAKQDYYTARQELVLNQLIKQKASFELLQLSYEIELRKHWDVYRQLENLVQELSQSNMMLHQRLEMLTDPSISQQKNPRNTIDTKDSSSHRLYQLLEGENKKKELFITHENLEEVAEKLKQDVSLVQDQLAVSAQEHSFFLSKLNNDVDMLCDALYQGGNQLLLTDQELMEQFHQVESQLNKLNHLLTDILTDVKTKRKILASNKLHQMERELYVYFLKDEDYLKDIVENLENQSKIKAVGLQD is encoded by the exons ATGAGTTGTGGAAAAGAGTTTGtggacacattaaaaaaaattaattatccCAAAGCTGATATTCTTAATGGGGAAGATTTTGACTGGTTGTTTGAGACGGCTGAGGATGAATCGTTTTTGAAGTGGTTTTGTGGGAATGTGAATGAACAGAACGTATTGTGTGAAGAAGAATTGGAAGCTTTTAGCGTTCTTCAGCAATCAGGCAAGCCCATCCTAGAGGGGGCAGCATTGGATGAAGTTCTTAAAACCTGTAAAACTTCTGATTTGAAGACACCTATCCTGGATGACAAAGAGCTAGACAAATTAGAGGATGAGATCCAAACTCTGCAGAAATTAAAGAACCTGAAAATTCAGCGACGTAATAAATGCCAGTTGATGGCTTCGGTAACTAGCCACAAATCTCTGAGGTTAAATGCTAGAGAAGCAGCAGCCTCTAAAAAGCTGAAGCAGAGTCAAGGGATTCTTAATGCTGTGAGTACTAAGATCAGTAATGAACTTCACGCTCTTACTGATGGAGTTACAAAATTGATGATGTTCTTCAGACATTCTAATTTGGGTCAAGGGACAAATCCTCTGGTGTTTTTATCTCAGTTGTCCTTGGAAAAATATCTCAGCCAGGAAGAGCAAAGCACAGCAGCATTGACCTTGTATACCAAAAAACAGTTCTTTCAGGGTATACATGAAGTAGTTGAAAGTTCAAATGAAGAAAACTTTCAACTTTTGGATATACAATCACCATCTATTTGTGATAATCAAGAAATCCTTGAGGAGAGACGGCTAGAGATGGCAAGGCTGCAGCTAGCATACATTTGTGCTCAACATCAGTTAATTCACTTGAAAGCAAGTAATTTGAGGATGAAGTCAAGTataaagtgggcagaggagaatCTTCACAGCCGCACTAGCAAG GCTCTTGGCAAAGATAATTTGGATGCTGAAGTTTCTAGTTTGAAAAGTGAGATTCTGAAACTTGAAGAACAAATTGCTCGTATAAAAGACAAAAGTTTGCCTGCTGTGGTAAAAGAGAATGCCCAGTTATTGAATATGCCAGTTGTAAAGGGAGATTTTGATCTGCAGATTGCTAAGCAAGACTATTATACAGCAAGACAAGAGTTAGTTTTAAATCAGTTGATAAAACAAAAGGCATCATTTGAACTTCTCCAGTTATCATATGAAATTGAATTAAGAAAGCATTGGGACGTATATCGTCAACTTGAAAATTTGGTTCAAGAACTTAGTCAAAGCAATATGATGCTCCACCAGCGATTAGAAATGCTAACAGACCCATCAATATCTCAGCAGAAAAATCCAAGGAATACCATTGATACCAAGGATTCTTCTTCTCATAG GCTTTATCAACTTTTAGaaggagagaataagaaaaaagaattgtttATAACCCATGAAAACCTGGAGGAAGTGGCTGAGAAATTAAAACAGGATGTTTCTTTAGTACAAGATCAGTTGGCAGTATCTGCTCAagaacattctttctttctgtccaaACTGAATAATGATGTGGACATGCTTTGTGATGCTTTGTATCAAGGAGGAAATCAGCTTTTGCTTACTGATCAG gagtTAATGGAGCAGTTTCATCAAGTTGAATCTCAACTGAATAAGCTAAATCATCTCCTTACTGATATTCTTACTGAtgtgaagacaaaaagaaaaattttggcATCTAATAAATTGCATCAAATGGAAAGagaattatatgtttattttttaaaagatgaagattATCTGAAAGATATCGTGGAGAATTTAGAAAACCAATCAAAGATTAAGGCTGTTGGTCTCCAAGATTGA